The Acipenser ruthenus chromosome 25, fAciRut3.2 maternal haplotype, whole genome shotgun sequence genome has a window encoding:
- the LOC117413966 gene encoding cannabinoid receptor 1-like, with protein MSSTDAVSTCPYSNATVAPEKTNESCVNFTSFMVLTDSQKIIVSSICFLVGPLTLLENLLVLCLIFSSPYLRRKPSYLFISSLALADLFASIFFAFFFVEFHVFKNMVSTSTFLFKLGGVIMAFTGSLGSLLLTSIDRYICIHKPSEYKTIITRKNAFISLAVLWTTIVLISFLPLMGWNCSTLNSVCSELFPCVDETYLACWLAFVISLLVFIVYAYIHILWKAHKHSVYMEKHVIQSQRGKARMRMDIQLAKMFGVILAMLVICWSPVLSFMFVDLFSKLDNKLKMVFAFCCTLCFVNSTVNPLVYALRSKDMRQVLLGAVARCRGQATFFLSSVESDGQQKSIHPDTVCELVEVPSLTDCRKT; from the coding sequence ATGAGCAGCACAGACGCAGTCTCCACCTGTCCGTACAGCAACGCCACTGTGGCCCCTGAAAAAACGAATGAATCCTGTGTGAATTTTACATCCTTCATGGTGCTCACAGACAGCCAGAAAATTATCGTCTCCTCAATCTGTTTTCTCGTGGGGCCTCTCACTCTCCTGGAGAACTTGTTAGTCTTGTGCCTGATCTTCTCCTCCCCGTATCTGAGAAGAAAGCCCTCTTATCTGTTCATCAGCAGCTTGGCTTTGGCCGATCTGTTTGCCAGCATTTTTTTCGCCTTCTTCTTTGTGGAATTCCATGTGTTCAAGAACATGGTCTCCACATCGACGTTCTTGTTCAAGCTCGGAGGAGTCATCATGGCCTTCACTGGTTCCTTGGGGAGCTTGTTACTGACATCTATTGATAGATACATATGCATCCACAAACCTTCTGAATATAAGACCATCATAACCCGGAAGAACGCTTTTATTAGCCTCGCTGTGTTGTGGACGACCATAGTCCTCATCTCTTTCCTGCCTCTCATGGGATGGAATTGTAGCACGCTGAATTCAGTATGCTCTGAATTGTTCCCTTGTGTGGATGAAACGTACTTAGCCTGCTGGCTAGCATTTGTGATTTCCTTGCTAGTTTTCATAGTCTACGCTTACATTCACATCCTCTGGAAAGCACACAAGCATTCTGTATACATGGAAAAGCATGTGATCCAAAGCCAAAGAGGTAAAGCCCGAATGAGGATGGACATCCAGCTGGCCAAGATGTTCGGTGTGATTCTGGCCATGCTGGTCATTTGTTGGTCCCCTGTCCTGTCGTTCATGTTTGTAGATCTGTTCTCCAAGCTGGACAACAAGCTGAAGATGGTATTTGCATTCTGCTGCACCCTGTGCTTTGTGAACAGCACGGTCAACCCGCTGGTCTATGCCCTGAGGAGCAAGGACATGCGGCAAGTTCTCCTGGGGGCTGTGGCCCGGTGTCGTGGTCAAGCAACGTTCTTCTTGAGCAGTGTGGAGTCTGATGGGCAACAGAAGTCAATCCATCCAGACACTGTCTGCGAATTGGTTGAGGTACCGTCACTCACAGACTGCAGAAAAACCTGA
- the LOC117413659 gene encoding proline-rich nuclear receptor coactivator 2-like, which yields MGGGERYNIPVSHPEHGTRKKNHHAGRQQNKNQNIAAMRLAHAKKGEKGQSWYPLIPDARQAVQVERKNTVRFATYNQNWDTAVSCFNALFKAQCNQNYAGAKFSEPPSPSVLPKPPSHWVSITVAPCDHREMMTFQLKTLLKVQA from the coding sequence atgggagGTGGTGAGAGATACAACATTCCAGTTTCCCACCCGGAACATGGCACTCGGAAGAAAAACCATCATGCTGGCAGACAGCAGAATAAGAATCAGAACATTGCTGCAATGAGATTAGCTCATGCCAAGAAGGGAGAAAAGGGCCAAAGCTGGTACCCACTGATTCCTGACGCACGGCAGGCCGTGCAGGTGGAAAGGAAGAACACTGTTCGATTTGCCACGTACAACCAGAACTGGGATACAGCTGTATCCTGCTTTAATGCGCTCTTTAAAGCGCAGTGTAACCAAAATTATGCTGGAGCCAAGTTCAGTGAGCCACCGTCACCAAGTGTTCTTCCTAAGCCACCAAGCCATTGGGTATCCATTACAGTGGCGCCTTGTGATCATAGAGAGATGATGACCTTCCAGCTGAAGACCCTACTTAAAGTTCAGGCCTGA